AGAAGTCCCCGCAGTTCCCGCAGGCGATGGTGACTTTATACGTTCCGTTCCCCCGCGCGTCCTCTGGACCGCTGAAGTTGAATGTGAGTGAAACGGACACCGAGCCCTCCCGACCGTGCGGGTTGGATACCATCCCGGAGGAGACCGCGATGCCTCCGGGAGAGACCACTGCGAGACCGAACTCGTCGGGCTGGTTCTCATAGGTCCTTAAGAGCCGGACGATGTCCTCCTCGTCCGTCCAGCGCAATGTGAATGTCAGGCTCGCCAAATTTCTCTCCTCAATATCAATTTCCTCCCTGGTCTCGGTATGCTCTTCTGAGCTCCCGGGGAGGAGAATCGGCTCCGACGAAACCAGTTCATAGCCGGCCCAGCCCCCGCTCCGACTACTTGCCGCGTCCCGCAGAAAGGGCTCCGTTCCCGAGGCGTAGGCCGCCCCAAGGAGGACGGGAACGAGCAAGAGGCAGACAACGGCGCCGAGTGTGGAGTTGAAAAAACTTTGTAGGTAGGGTTTGGAGCACGGGCGCTCCACCGACCCCTCCCCTGCGGGACCTCCGAGGCCCGCGGACGGGACGGGGCTCTTGACCCATATACCAGATTGCTCTCCTGAGCCCGCTCGGGCCTCTTCGTCCACCTTCTTCCGAACTCCCCTCTGGCCGTACAACAGAAGAAGAGCGATCGTCACCATGCCCACCGCCGAGATTGCTGCCCAAAAGAGCCTAGGTCGGTGCATGACCTCGGAGAAGGTCGCGTACATCACCCCGCCGAGCACGTTTCCGAGGCTGAGGCCAATGAGCGGCGGAATGAAGGCGTAAGCCATGTAAAGTGTGACCCTTTCCTTGGGCGCGATTTTGGAGACATAAGATATGTAGGTCGGGTGGGTGATGAACTCACCTATTGAGAAAATGACGATACCAGTGAAGAACACTGCGGATACAGTGGTAAATCCCATCAGCAGGAGCCCTGCGATAAATACGCTCATGCCGAAAACCATCACTTTGAGAGATTCGCTCTTCTCGAATATCTTCCCCAGGAATGGTCCCAGAATAATTATCGTGCCGGGGTTCACGGTCGCAACAAGGGCCGGGGGAAAATATTCTCCGAGGACCCCGAAGTCAAGGGCGTATAGCAGTATCGCGAGGTGGTTTGTGGCGTACATGAACCAGAACCCAGAGTAGATAAGCAGCAGGGCGACGAACCTGAGGTCCTTGAGAACGAGCGCTGCATCCCTGAATACATCACCCGCGCTCTTCGCCGGATTCGGTCTCACCGGGTCGCGATATACCGTGAGCGTGAGGGCGATGTTGACGCCTATCAGGGCTGCGGAGAGATAGAAGACGAGCACATACTGCTCCTTTGGAATTGTCAGAGAGATGAGGAGGGGCATTGTAAATGAGCCTAGGTTTATCATCCAGTAGTAGATGCTATAGCCGAGGTTTCGTGCCTCGGGTTTCGTCGTGAGGGCTATGGTGGCGGAGATTATGGGCTTAAAGCTCCCGACCCCGATACCCAAAACGACGAAAGCCATCACAAAGGCCTCAAACGTGGTCATCAACGATGAGAGAAGGTAGCCAGCCGAGACCAGACCCAGGGATATGGCGAGCGGTGCCCTGAACCCATACTTCTCCGTTAGGGCGCCGCTGACTATGGGCAGAAGATAGAGGAAGGGGGTGAGGACACCCAGCAGCACGCCGAAAGCGGTTGATGCGAAGTCAAGCGTGTAGACGAGGTAGTAAGGCAGGATGGCCAGCATCCCGTAGTAGGCCCCTCTCTCGAAAAGCTCCATGGCGTTGACGGCCCAGAAAACGCGCGGGAATTTCTCAAAGAGCTCCTCGACCCTCATCGGCCTCAGTCTCCCGTCGGTTTTATCCCGGCATTCGCGACCATGAGCACCACGGTTCTCTTTGGGGCCCTTGTCCTGTGCATCACTCCTCCCGGAACGACAACACCCTGGCCTCCTCGCAGCGCGATTTTTCTGTCTCTCAGCTCAACGATGAGCCTGCCCCTGAGCACAAAGAATAATTCGTCGTCATTCTTGTGCCTGTGCCAATGGAACTCTCCCATGATGACGCCAAGCCTGAGTATGCTCCTATTGACCCTAACTAAAGTCTGGTTGAACCAGCTCGCCTTCACCTTTCCCACCACGTCTCGAATGTCGAAGGGCTCGAGAGGGGCATATTTCACATCCAGATTAATGGTGTATTGGGACCCATCCCTGCGTCGTCGCGGGTCACCCACCATTAAATCGCCCTTTTTGCCTTGAGCTCTTCTATCCTTTCCTTTGAGTATCCCAGCAGCCCCCGGAGAATCTCCTCTGTGTGCTGTCCGAGCGCGGGCGGGGGCCTGAACTCCTCCCTCTCCCCCAGCACTTTGACGGGGTTGCCGAGCGTCCTAATTCTCCCGTGCCCTGGAATATCGATATCTGTTACCATGTTTCTAAGCAGAATCTGTGGGTCGCTCAGGACCCTGTCCAGCGTCTGTATGGGCGCCGCGGGCACATCGGCCTCCGCTAGCCTCTTCAGCCACTCCTCCGTTGTTCTGGTGGCGAAGATTCCCTCGAGAATCGAGTTGAGCTCCTCCCTGTGCTCGCACCGTAGGGCGTTGGTCGAGAATCGCGGGTCTTTCTCCAGATGCTCTATTTCGAGAGCCCTACAGAACGAGCTCCAGAACTTCTCCGCAAAAACCGCGACTACAAGCCAGCCATTCGACGTTTTGAAGGCCCTGTAGGGAACTACAGACTGATGGCCGGAGCCCAGCCTCTCCGGTACTGGGCTCCCGACCAGCAGGTACTGGGCGACATAGGTGTGCATTGACACCAGCGCGTCGAGCAGCGATACATCTGCCCGTGTCCCCTGTCCAGTCCTCTCCCTTTTATAGAGCGCCGCTGTGATCGCGTTGGCGGCGAAGACCGCACCGGCGAGGTCCCCCATTGGAATTCCCATGCGGACAGGCGCTCCTCCGGGCTCACCGGTGAGGCTCATAGCCCCCCCTATCGCCTGAATTATGAGGTCGAAGGCCGGATAGTCCCTGTAAGGACCTTCATATCCGTACGAGGTTATCGAGACC
The genomic region above belongs to Thermoplasmata archaeon and contains:
- a CDS encoding MFS transporter, producing MRVEELFEKFPRVFWAVNAMELFERGAYYGMLAILPYYLVYTLDFASTAFGVLLGVLTPFLYLLPIVSGALTEKYGFRAPLAISLGLVSAGYLLSSLMTTFEAFVMAFVVLGIGVGSFKPIISATIALTTKPEARNLGYSIYYWMINLGSFTMPLLISLTIPKEQYVLVFYLSAALIGVNIALTLTVYRDPVRPNPAKSAGDVFRDAALVLKDLRFVALLLIYSGFWFMYATNHLAILLYALDFGVLGEYFPPALVATVNPGTIIILGPFLGKIFEKSESLKVMVFGMSVFIAGLLLMGFTTVSAVFFTGIVIFSIGEFITHPTYISYVSKIAPKERVTLYMAYAFIPPLIGLSLGNVLGGVMYATFSEVMHRPRLFWAAISAVGMVTIALLLLYGQRGVRKKVDEEARAGSGEQSGIWVKSPVPSAGLGGPAGEGSVERPCSKPYLQSFFNSTLGAVVCLLLVPVLLGAAYASGTEPFLRDAASSRSGGWAGYELVSSEPILLPGSSEEHTETREEIDIEERNLASLTFTLRWTDEEDIVRLLRTYENQPDEFGLAVVSPGGIAVSSGMVSNPHGREGSVSVSLTFNFSGPEDARGNGTYKVTIACGNCGDFFPAFGIIGFTDTGNDWTLEVKYDYYRRVEH
- a CDS encoding cupin domain-containing protein; protein product: MKYAPLEPFDIRDVVGKVKASWFNQTLVRVNRSILRLGVIMGEFHWHRHKNDDELFFVLRGRLIVELRDRKIALRGGQGVVVPGGVMHRTRAPKRTVVLMVANAGIKPTGD
- a CDS encoding CoA transferase; this encodes MPLLDGVRILDLSQMLSGPYASLILADMGAEVIKIESPGEGDRIRQMPPYFIGGFSAYFISVNRNKKSVTIDLKMKEGREVFYDLVKRSDVVMDNLRPGVLERLGADYETLRKVKPDIIQVSITSYGYEGPYRDYPAFDLIIQAIGGAMSLTGEPGGAPVRMGIPMGDLAGAVFAANAITAALYKRERTGQGTRADVSLLDALVSMHTYVAQYLLVGSPVPERLGSGHQSVVPYRAFKTSNGWLVVAVFAEKFWSSFCRALEIEHLEKDPRFSTNALRCEHREELNSILEGIFATRTTEEWLKRLAEADVPAAPIQTLDRVLSDPQILLRNMVTDIDIPGHGRIRTLGNPVKVLGEREEFRPPPALGQHTEEILRGLLGYSKERIEELKAKRAI